A region of Astyanax mexicanus isolate ESR-SI-001 chromosome 23, AstMex3_surface, whole genome shotgun sequence DNA encodes the following proteins:
- the LOC103026319 gene encoding peroxisomal sarcosine oxidase, with translation MASEEYDCIVIGAGIQGSFTAYHLAKNKKKTLLLDQFFLPHSRGSSHGQTRIIRKAYEEDFYVHMVEGSYELWARLEREAGVKLITRTGLLLMGPENAKDFQLVKSSMQNNGIPAVFLQRHEFSQHIPNVNLTPGDGALVETTAGVLFADRAVRAAQMVFQGYGGEIKDGQKVLQIEPGSVVTVKTGSGIYRAKSLVIAAGAWCNELLTHVGLQLPLQVLKINVCYWKEKVPGSYSVKNRFPCFIQLHPKEAENDIYGLPSNEYPGLMKLCYHSGSETNPDERDKQTDKSDVEVLSRYIVRCFPGLVPVPSVVESCMYTVTPDQNFVLDHHPTYRNIVIGAGFSGHGFKFSPVVGKVLSELSMGQVPSYDLSPFRIDRFSTQPKSAL, from the coding sequence ATGGCCTCAGAGGAGTATGACTGCATAGTTATCGGAGCTGGAATTCAGGGCTCTTTCACAGCCTATCACTTGGCCAAAAACAAGAAGAAGACTCTTCTGCTGGATCAGTTTTTCCTGCCACACTCTCGAGGAAGCTCCCATGGCCAGACCCGGATCATACGCAAAGCTTATGAGGAAGATTTCTATGTCCACATGGTGGAGGGGAGCTATGAGCTCTGGGCCAGATTGGAAAGGGAGGCAGGGGTAAAGCTGATCACTCGTACAGGGCTGCTGTTGATGGGTCCGGAGAATGCAAAGGACTTCCAGCTGGTTAAGAGTTCTATGCAGAACAACGGGATTCCAGCTGTTTTTCTGCAGAGGCACGAGTTCAGCCAGCATATTCCCAACGTCAACCTGACACCAGGGGATGGGGCACTTGTGGAAACCACTGCCGGAGTCTTGTTTGCGGACCGTGCAGTCCGAGCGGCACAGATGGTTTTCCAGGGGTATGGCGGCGAGATCAAGGATGGACAGAAAGTGCTTCAAATCGAGCCAGGCTCTGTGGTCACCGTCAAGACCGGGTCTGGCATTTACAGAGCAAAGAGTCTGGTGATCGCTGCAGGTGCCTGGTGTAATGAGCTCCTGACACATGTCGGACTGCAGCTGCCGCTGCAGGTGTTGAAGATTAATGTGTGCTACTGGAAGGAGAAAGTCCCGGGTTCCTACAGCGTCAAGAACCGCTTCCCCTGCTTCATACAGCTGCACCCAAAGGAGGCAGAAAACGACATCTACGGCCTCCCCTCCAATGAGTATCCAGGGCTCATGAAGTTGTGCTACCACTCCGGCAGCGAGACAAATCCAGACGAGAGGGACAAGCAGACTGACAAGAGTGATGTGGAGGTTTTGTCCCGCTACATTGTGCGCTGCTTTCCAGGCCTCGTTCCTGTTCCCTCTGTGGTGGAGAGCTGCATGTACACGGTAACACCGGACCAGAACTTCGTCCTGGACCATCACCCCACTTACAGAAACATTGTTATCGGAGCCGGGTTTTCAGGCCATGGCTTCAAGTTCAGCCCTGTTGTGGGAAAAGTACTGAGCGAGCTGAGCATGGGGCAGGTCCCTTCCTATGACCTGTCTCCTTTCCGCATTGATCGTTTCAGCACCCAGCCCAAGTCTGCTCTTTAA